From the Streptomyces sp. KMM 9044 genome, one window contains:
- a CDS encoding RNA polymerase sigma factor: MLRGRIRRGRQASGAVDDDPLDAAQERRVRAVLALGGVPQTDLPDGVQQVRLRLLERAASGREAPRDVSAWAAVVASNLAMDWHRARRRQERLGERLAALRPAEAPADEETRLLSLAVARGLDGLPDAQRQVVVLRFYADLPVRSIAEQLGVPEGTVKSRLHTAVRALRARLHEDEVV; the protein is encoded by the coding sequence GTGCTGCGCGGAAGGATCCGACGTGGCCGGCAGGCGTCCGGCGCCGTGGACGACGACCCGCTGGACGCGGCGCAGGAACGCCGGGTACGGGCGGTGCTCGCGCTCGGCGGGGTACCGCAGACCGACCTGCCGGACGGGGTGCAGCAGGTCCGGCTGCGGCTGCTGGAGCGTGCCGCGAGCGGGCGGGAGGCGCCCCGGGACGTCTCGGCCTGGGCCGCCGTCGTCGCCTCCAACCTCGCCATGGACTGGCACCGGGCCAGGCGACGCCAGGAGCGGCTCGGCGAACGCCTCGCCGCGCTGCGCCCCGCCGAGGCGCCGGCCGACGAGGAGACCCGTCTGCTCTCCCTCGCTGTCGCCCGCGGCCTGGACGGGCTGCCCGACGCCCAGCGCCAGGTCGTCGTGCTGCGCTTCTACGCCGACCTTCCGGTGCGCTCGATCGCCGAGCAGCTCGGCGTGCCGGAGGGCACGGTCAAGAGCAGGCTGCACACGGCCGTACGGGCCCTGCGCGCCCGCCTGCACGAGGACGAGGTGGTCTGA